GGCAGTCGGCGTCTCCGTGGCGGTCTGGGTGGTGGTCTGGCTCATCACGATCCCTCTCTACCTGTACGATCAGGAGGTCTACGCGAGTAACCTCGACATCAACACCTGCCATGACGTCACCCGGCCCAGTCAGAAGAAGATCGCAGCGGGTTACTTCCTCACGATGGGAATTCTGGGATTTGTTGTTCCCGCCGTCGTGTGCGTCATATCCTACGTCCTCATGCTCAAGGCTCTCAGGAACAGCATGGCCGACCCAGACATCGCCAAGAAGCGTCGGAAGGCCGTGGTGCTGATCATCACCGTGCTGGTTATGTTCATAGTGTGCTTCACTCCCAGTAACATCATGCTGCTGGTGCACTACATCCACCTGCTGTGCGGGGCTGAAAACAGCCTGTATGGATTCTACATCACCACCCTGTGCCTGGCCAGCCTCAACAGCTGCTTCGACCCCTTTATTTACTACTTCATCTCCGAGGACTTCAGGCAGCACGTGAAGAACACGTTCCTCTGCAGGAGCGAGAGGACGGTGGAGAGGATGAGGGTCTCCTTCAGCGCGCTCAAGTTCTCCAAGAAGAGCAACACGTACACGTCCGAGTCCGGGAACACCGGCAGCACCGAGTGCTAGAGCACCGCCGGGTTTTAAGCTAATACCTGAATCACagattgatttcttttttaattctaGTGTGTGGAAATGTGGGAGAGTCTGAGTTGTCTAAGTTACtgcgtttttttatttttgtacaagaattattattttttatatgatAAAACAACTTTTATATAAAGCACTTTGTTTGACTTCACCCGgatatgaatatttaaaggaacagttcacccaaa
This portion of the Pagrus major chromosome 12, Pma_NU_1.0 genome encodes:
- the LOC141006398 gene encoding proteinase-activated receptor 2-like; translated protein: MTPSWTRVFLLLCCALSCRAQDDSPDIDTRGFSGTETNDGVWVSSEGSRVLKSRLTTVFLPIIYIIVFVVGLPTNGMAIWVFLFRTKKKHPSSIYMANLALADLLFVIWVPLKIAYHINGNNWIYGEGLCKVLVAFFYGNMYCSIAFIACISVQRYWAVVNPLGHRQRNSCTAVGVSVAVWVVVWLITIPLYLYDQEVYASNLDINTCHDVTRPSQKKIAAGYFLTMGILGFVVPAVVCVISYVLMLKALRNSMADPDIAKKRRKAVVLIITVLVMFIVCFTPSNIMLLVHYIHLLCGAENSLYGFYITTLCLASLNSCFDPFIYYFISEDFRQHVKNTFLCRSERTVERMRVSFSALKFSKKSNTYTSESGNTGSTEC